A region of Streptomyces sp. R44 DNA encodes the following proteins:
- a CDS encoding beta-xylosidase — translation MALTRSRAAARRRRWTAVLGATALAVAGGALAAPAGATTTSQSVEFQTRCVPPPVAQIPPIEGATTAQITVDKTSPKVGETVTVTYTVTKPAASNPVDLALPADIMTPSGKVVLGGAQTGTVTVTGPKKNPPVPGKGSFPAFSMTGTFTATEAGSITLSPGDYNIHTSYLMELDTPCTVLNPPAPVSETVVASPVTSPNTRTLQLDNASGDPGVRVTVTGSRFTPLTEVTVVGRAGAAETADKMTVTTDSEGGFAARLKVNDPATTGIVAYEGTAWDPDKGAGPAAYKVVVPAPPNSQTITAAVTAGELSMTQAGDAVQLSSVDFGAGGAAKGALQTVTVKDFRGGPAGWSLTGKVTDFTGPGGAIGAGNLSWTPACTAKAGSPSACAAGSAGPVGSGGATLASTPNGTLTGGEFTVDAQLSLDVPAFTAPGSYAGVLTLTLS, via the coding sequence ATGGCACTCACCCGATCCCGGGCGGCGGCCCGAAGACGCCGCTGGACCGCCGTCCTCGGCGCCACCGCCCTCGCGGTCGCCGGCGGCGCGCTCGCCGCCCCGGCCGGCGCGACGACCACCTCGCAGTCGGTGGAATTCCAGACCCGCTGCGTCCCGCCGCCGGTCGCCCAGATCCCGCCGATCGAGGGCGCCACCACCGCCCAGATCACGGTCGACAAGACCAGCCCCAAGGTCGGCGAGACCGTCACGGTGACCTACACGGTCACCAAGCCCGCCGCGTCCAACCCGGTCGACCTGGCGCTCCCGGCCGACATCATGACGCCCAGCGGCAAGGTGGTCCTCGGCGGCGCCCAGACCGGCACGGTCACCGTCACCGGACCCAAGAAGAACCCGCCGGTCCCCGGCAAGGGCTCCTTCCCGGCCTTCTCGATGACGGGCACCTTCACCGCCACCGAGGCCGGCTCGATCACCCTCTCGCCCGGCGACTACAACATCCACACCAGCTACCTCATGGAGCTGGACACCCCCTGTACGGTGCTCAACCCGCCCGCCCCGGTCTCCGAGACGGTCGTCGCGAGCCCCGTGACCAGCCCCAACACGCGAACGCTCCAGCTCGACAACGCCTCCGGCGACCCGGGCGTCCGCGTCACCGTCACCGGCAGCAGGTTCACCCCGCTCACCGAGGTCACCGTCGTCGGCCGCGCCGGAGCGGCGGAGACCGCCGACAAGATGACCGTCACCACCGACAGCGAGGGCGGTTTCGCCGCGCGCCTCAAGGTCAACGACCCGGCGACCACCGGGATCGTGGCGTACGAGGGCACGGCCTGGGACCCCGACAAGGGCGCGGGCCCCGCCGCGTACAAGGTCGTCGTCCCGGCACCGCCGAACAGCCAGACGATCACCGCGGCCGTCACGGCGGGCGAGCTGTCCATGACCCAGGCCGGGGACGCCGTCCAGCTGTCCTCCGTCGACTTCGGCGCGGGCGGCGCGGCCAAGGGTGCGCTCCAGACGGTGACCGTCAAGGACTTCCGCGGCGGCCCCGCCGGCTGGTCCCTGACCGGCAAGGTCACCGACTTCACCGGCCCCGGCGGCGCCATCGGCGCCGGGAACCTCTCCTGGACCCCCGCCTGCACCGCCAAGGCCGGCAGCCCCAGCGCCTGCGCCGCAGGCTCCGCGGGACCGGTCGGCAGCGGCGGCGCGACCCTCGCCTCCACGCCGAACGGCACCCTCACGGGCGGCGAGTTCACCGTCGACGCGCAGCTCTCCCTCGACGTCCCGGCGTTCACCGCGCCCGGCTCGTACGCGGGCGTGCTCACGCTGACCCTGTCCTGA
- a CDS encoding DUF916 domain-containing protein: MRKLSALLLSTLLALLGLAPGAQAAENGEWAVYPAAAELGGRPYFYLSADPGTTLTDRVTVANKTAAPLTFRLYGADAYNTDRDGGFAVRTRSERQTGAGAWIKPERTRITVPPRSAVTVPYTLTVPADADPGDHPGALVALDERIARGGKGSVAVGVQRAVGARVYLRVNGPTVPALAVEDVSLDQDRPLVPGTRTSSALVSYTLHNRGNITLNPKVVLKAEGLFGRTLLDRDLAKVPAELLPRQKIRLTERWTGSPQLDWGDVTLTATAKDVKETGTVSFLAVPWLAAAILAVGGAAGLYGLRIRRRRALST, encoded by the coding sequence GTGCGCAAGCTGTCCGCACTCCTCCTGAGCACCCTCCTCGCGCTCCTCGGCCTCGCACCGGGCGCGCAGGCCGCCGAGAACGGCGAGTGGGCCGTCTACCCGGCCGCCGCCGAGCTCGGCGGGCGCCCGTACTTCTACCTCTCCGCCGACCCCGGCACGACGCTCACCGACCGCGTCACCGTCGCCAACAAGACCGCCGCCCCGCTCACCTTCCGGCTGTACGGCGCCGACGCCTACAACACCGACCGCGACGGCGGCTTCGCCGTCCGCACCCGGAGCGAGCGGCAGACCGGCGCCGGCGCCTGGATCAAGCCCGAGCGGACCCGGATCACCGTCCCGCCCCGCTCCGCCGTCACCGTGCCGTACACGCTGACCGTCCCCGCCGACGCCGACCCCGGCGACCACCCCGGCGCCCTCGTCGCACTCGACGAGCGGATCGCCCGGGGCGGGAAGGGCTCCGTCGCCGTCGGCGTGCAGCGCGCGGTCGGCGCCCGCGTCTACCTCCGGGTCAACGGCCCGACCGTGCCCGCCCTCGCCGTCGAGGACGTCAGCCTCGACCAGGACCGGCCGCTGGTCCCCGGCACCCGCACGAGCAGCGCCCTCGTCTCGTACACCCTGCACAACCGGGGCAACATCACCCTCAACCCCAAGGTCGTCCTGAAGGCCGAGGGCCTCTTCGGCCGCACCCTCCTCGACCGCGACCTCGCGAAGGTCCCCGCCGAGCTGCTGCCCCGCCAGAAGATCCGGCTCACCGAGCGCTGGACCGGCTCCCCGCAGCTCGACTGGGGCGACGTCACCCTCACCGCCACCGCGAAGGACGTGAAGGAGACCGGCACCGTGTCCTTCCTCGCCGTGCCCTGGCTCGCCGCCGCGATCCTCGCCGTGGGCGGCGCGGCCGGGCTCTACGGCCTGCGGATACGCCGTCGCCGGGCACTGAGTACGTGA